The DNA region ATTTCATTTATAAATCCAGGTTAAGGAAATTAATAAAAAATTGAATTAATTATAGAAGTTAAAAAATTATACCCTGCTTAGATTGATAAATTGAGATCGCTTTTTAAATATGAAAAACAAACCGTTTTGTTGTAAAATATACTTACCTATTTTAATGGTTCTCATATATTGGCTCTGAGAACCTCTTCATATTGTGAACGGAACCGGTTGACTTTGTTGACCGGTTTTTTTTATTTATTGGATACCCTTAACAATTAAATCCAAATTAAATTTCAAAATTTGGCTTTAGTTCTAAAAATTGAAATGAATTTACCATTCCTTATTTTGATTTACTTGCCAATTCTTTTTCAATAATCAATTTAATTTGATCGGGTTTTAAATTTTTACCAATGATTTTACGCTCTTTATTCAAAACATAAATTTCAGGAGTGATATCTACAAAATATTTAGCATAGATGCTTCGATTGGTTGGATCGTGAACGTTGATCCATAGATCTGTTTGATATTTTTTTACAAAGTCGCGCCATTTTTGATCCGTTGAATTCAAAACAACGGCAAATACTTCGACTCCTTTTGACTTCCATTCTTTGTAAAACTGAACCAGTTGGGGGGTTTCCTTTTGACAATGGTCGCAATCAGGATCATACATATACACAATCACAAAATCTTCTTTCAACTCATAAATAGAGCGGGTTGCTCCGTTTAAATCTGTAGAAACAATATCTTGACCCTGGCAACCCAAACAACTGGATTGCATTTCATAAACTTTTTTCTTTATTGCAGCTAATTCTTTATCGTCCATCCAAAATGCATTTTCCTTGGTAAAATATTTATCCAGGATATGCACAAAGACCGCTTCTCCATCCATTACTTTTGTCTTTGTTGGTTCATAATTTAGTGCAATCCAATTGCTAACAAACTGAAATATTTCTTTATTGGCCAAGGATTTCTTAATAATAAAATCAGCTTGACGGATGATTGAATCCGGATGTTGCGGAGTTAATTCAACAATAAACTTCTTTAACTTATTGACCAATACCGGTGTATATAACAATCGCTTATCAGACAAATCAACATTGTCCCAATAAGCCTGTCGAAATAATTCAAGTTGTTGATCCCGGTCGATTTCACCATTTGCTTTTCGAACATCTACCAAATCAGGATTTTGACCAGCGCGTTTAAATTTTACAAAAAACACATTGGGATATTTTTTTATAAAGCCATCCAGCTGGTTTTTCTTTTCATCAATGATCTTTTTAACTTCAACATCGTATTTTTTTAATGCAACACTGTCATTGGCTTTTGCATTGCGCATGGCATTGAGGGAATCCATAGCAAATTCATGTCGCAATTGAAGTTTTAAGGTTTCATATAGGAGTTGATTGTCAATGGAACCCTGTATTTGCATGTTCCCTATTAAATCTTCTTTTGTTGTGTGCATTGAAAAATCCTGATCTAAATCCAAAATCATATGGAAATTGGTATAGTCAGGTAGTATCAAATAATAATATCCAGGGTGGTAGGGTTTTTTACGAATCCATTCAAATTCCCCTTGTGCATTTGAAAAGGTAGAATCCACAAATAAATTCTGGTCACCAAACACACTTATTAATTTCACAGTTCCACTTTTAAGGCCCTGGACCTTGCAGCGAATTTCAACACTGTCCTTTTGACTATAAAGTCCTCCTGAACCAACAATCAGCAGTAAAAAAATCAATAATCTCATGGTAGTA from Saprospiraceae bacterium includes:
- a CDS encoding TlpA family protein disulfide reductase, yielding MRLLIFLLLIVGSGGLYSQKDSVEIRCKVQGLKSGTVKLISVFGDQNLFVDSTFSNAQGEFEWIRKKPYHPGYYYLILPDYTNFHMILDLDQDFSMHTTKEDLIGNMQIQGSIDNQLLYETLKLQLRHEFAMDSLNAMRNAKANDSVALKKYDVEVKKIIDEKKNQLDGFIKKYPNVFFVKFKRAGQNPDLVDVRKANGEIDRDQQLELFRQAYWDNVDLSDKRLLYTPVLVNKLKKFIVELTPQHPDSIIRQADFIIKKSLANKEIFQFVSNWIALNYEPTKTKVMDGEAVFVHILDKYFTKENAFWMDDKELAAIKKKVYEMQSSCLGCQGQDIVSTDLNGATRSIYELKEDFVIVYMYDPDCDHCQKETPQLVQFYKEWKSKGVEVFAVVLNSTDQKWRDFVKKYQTDLWINVHDPTNRSIYAKYFVDITPEIYVLNKERKIIGKNLKPDQIKLIIEKELASKSK